GCTTGTGCGTGGCGAAGGTGACGGGCGCCGACGGGTCGACCGCGGCGTCGGTCAGGCCTTTACCGTCGATGAGGATGTTGATCTCCAGGCGGTTCGAGCAATAGTCGACAACATCGGAAAGAGGAGTGTCGACGAATTGGAGGTCGACAAGATCCTTGAGCGCGCGCTCGATTCTCTCCGTTTGCTCCTTGGCACTACCGGATGTTGCCGAGGTAACGATGGCCGCCTTGTCGCAAACTGCGCCCGCGCCACCACTGCCGGTCGATCCCGTTCCCGGCGTGTCGTCGGCCATGCACGTTGAACCAACTCCCCAACACACCAGAAGCGCAGCAACGAACATCTTCGTGGGTAACATGCGTGCCTCCCTTGTGAATGGCCAGAAATGCTGAATTGTCGTGAGCACGGCGGTTCCGATCGCCCCTCTCAGGATCGTTTAGCGAGTTGAATGTATCAACCAGCGCGATCAATGTGGACATTCGTCAATTGAGTTACTTTCTGAGATTCGGCACTCCACCTACGGCGAGATGGCCCGGACTTTCTTCACCAAATCGGTGAATTCCAGGCGGTAGCCGTCGCGGTCGGCGCCTTGGCTTGCTTCGGCCAGTTGCAGGACCAGGTCGATGTTGGCACTCCCCTTGTGCGCCGATTGGCGCAGGATCATGCCGAAGGCGGCGACGGCCGCGGCGAACTCGAAATCGTCTCCCGCCGCGGCGATCGGCTGGCTGCGATCCGCGACAGGGAACTTCAGCAGCTTGCTCTCGTTGCCATCCGGCTCTTTGTAGCGGAGCTTGAGCATCAAGAGATCGTTCGACCGTTCGGCGGCCGGAGTCGACGGGGTGCTTTGATACTCCAGCTTGTCGACCGTACCTGGTGCGCCCGGGGCGCCCGTGGGAACGACTTCGTAGAGCGCCGTGACAGTGTGCCCGGCCCCGATCTCGCCGGCGTCTTTCTTGTCGTCGTTGAAATCTTCCTTGGCCAGGATGCGATTCTCGTAGCCGATCAGTCGGTACGATTGCACACGTGCCGGATTGAACTCGATCTGAATTTTGACGTCTTTGGCGATCGTCACCAGCGTGCCCGAGAGTTGTTCGACGAGCACCTTGCGGGCTTCGGCGAGCGAGTCGATATACGCGTAGTTGCCGTTGCCTTTGTCGGCCAGTTGCTCGAGCGTGGCGTCTTTCAGGTTGCCCATGCCAAAACCGAGCACGCTGAGAAAAATGCCGCTGGCGGCCTTTTCCTTGACCAGCGCGACGAGTTGCTCGCGATCGGTAATGCCGACGTTGAAGTCGCCGTCGGTCGCCAGGATCACTCGATTCGCGCCGCCGCGGACGAAGTTTGCCACGGCGGTGTCGTAAGCCAGTTGAATGCCCGAGGCGCCATTGGTCGAGCCACCGGCTTGCAAGGCGTCGATGGCCTGCATGATCTTCTGCTTGTCGCTCCCCAGGGTCGACGGGAGCGCTACGCCTGACGCGCCGGCATAGACCACGATCGCCACGCGGTCGTTCTCGTCGAGCTTGCCGAGCAGGAGGCGCAGTCCCTCCTTGACGAGGGGGAGTTTGTTCGGGTCGCGCATCGAGCCCGAGACATCGAGCAGGAATACCAGGTTGCTGGGGGGACGCTTGTCGACGGCAATCTCGCGCCCCTTCAGTGCCACTCGCACCAGGCGATGCGCGGGCGCCCAAGGGCAATCGGCCACCGCCGTGTGTGCGGCAAAGGGGACGTTGTCTTGCGGCGGAGCGTAATCGTAGCGGAAGTAGTTCACCATCTCCTCGATGCGCACGGCATCTGCCGGAGGCATGGTGTTCTGATTCAGATAACGCCGCACATTGGCGTAGGCGGCCGTATCGACATCGATCGAGAAGGTCGAAAGGGGCTGTTGCCAGACGGATTCGAAGTTGTTTTCGACGATCGATGCGTAGGCCTCGCCGCTTTTCGCATCGGCCGAGGGAACGTGGTGGCCGTCGTCGCCCCAAGGTCGACGTGGGAGCACGCGGGCGAAGGCATCGTCCGCGACGCGTTCTTGTTTTTGCGGCTGTTGGCCTCCGCCAGCCAGCGTTCCGCCGGCCATTCCTCCCCCCATGCCGCCCGCCATGCCACCCATTCCACCAACCCCGCCGCCAGCCATTCCTCCGAACGGTCCTCCACGTGTTGCGCCGCCGCGGCCGCCGCCCATCCCTCCGCCCATTGCGCCACCGCGGCCTCCGAACGTTCCTCCACCCGTGCCGCCCGGCATGCCACCCATCATTCCACCGCCCATTCCACCACCCATCATCCCGCCAGTCATGGGACCTGTGGGATTTGAGCCTGACAACATTTCGGCGATCTGATCGTGGACGTCGCCGGCTTGGCGAATGAGTAGCGCGTCTCCCGTCGTCGCGGCGTTGGGCTGTCCCTGGGTTGACGCGCTGCGCTCGACAACGCAAATCTCGCCTTTGCCCCCCTGATCCTTCCAGGAGGATGGCGCGACGAGCTTCTTGATCGCCTCGGCCATCTGCTCGCCTGACGCCGTGCCGGTGGAGTAGAGCTTTGTAACCAGTTCGTCCTTCCAGGTGTTCTTGTCGCCGCCGCGATTTTTCAATCCTTCGCGTAGTTTCTCGAAGAGCTGTGCGATCTCGTCGTGAACGTCCTGCTTTTGGCTGAATACCAAAAATTCTCGGGCGAAGGGTTGGATGCTGCCCGGTCCGCCGTTGTCGTCCCAGGTGTCGGGCTGGATCGTGGACGTGATGAGATTCATCAGGGGCCCGAACTGAGGTGCTCTCTGAGAGCCTGTCCTTATCAAATCGCCAACGAAGTAAACCTTCGTCACCAGGATTTCATCCGCCTTTTCTTTGCTGGTGATCGTCAATGCCTCGTTTTGGACGACGAAGGTCAGATCGAATTCTTCGAGCATCATTCGCAGTGCCGATTCGAAGGTAATCGGCTTACGCGTGGCAAAGGTGACCGGCGCCGAGGGATCGACGGCGGCGTCGGTCAGTCCTTTGGGATCCAACCGGATGTTGATATCCAACTTCTTGCTGCAATATTCCATCACGTCCGCCAGGGGCGTATCGGTGAAGTCCAGATCAACAGGCTGCCGCAGAATGCTTGCGTAGTCGACCTCGCGAGGTTCGTTCGGCCGAGCCAGACCGCGGGTGCCCTGATCTGTCGACCCGGCGGCAGGCGCACCTGCGCGCAGGCCGCTTAACCCCCCGCCAACGCCTCGAGGTTTTTCCTTTGCTTGGGAGGGTGCGTTATTCGGAGTGTCGGATCCGAACGGATCGACTTCCTCGACCGCCTGAGCAGAAACGACGTTCGTCGTCATCAGGCACACCACGAGCGCAGCCGCCAACGTCCACTTGCGTGACATAGACACCTCCTCTTCTGGCGCGATTTATTCACGGAACCGTGAATGCAGAAATATCGCGAGCCGCAGGCGGTTCCGGCGCCTGCACTCCTCTATGCACGAATGCTACCCGAGTGCGATAGCCAATCGCAAGAAAATTCCACAGGCTTTCCCGTTGCCGTGCCGTTCCGAAAAATCGGCCTCACGGCACCGCCCCTTCCCCGTCCCACGCGCCGGGCATACAGTCAAATTAAGGGGAGATGCCTGCTGTCTTCCGAAGCTGGTCTCGGCGAGGCCCCGGGGCGTAGGGTGCGCTCTTGCGCACCAGGAACGAAGCTCCCGCGCCACGGTGCCCACAGGGCACCCTACGGGCTCCAGCGGTCAGATTGCGCCGTCACCTCGCACTTTCACTTCGTTGACTCTCGTCGAGGGGCAGCCCACAATCGCATTTCCGATTCATCGCCGGGCCTGTCCGGGTTGCTGTGACGGCACAGCGGTCGCGGCGTCGCGCCGGCGGCGAGAGCGACTTGTCAATCAGTTCCACCGATTCACGCGGAAGTTCGTCGCCCATGGAGTTCCAACCCGGTCTGACCGTCGGTATTGATCTTGGCACCACGTTTTCGGCCATTGCCCATCTGGATGAGCAAGGCAACCCGGTCGCGCTCCCGAACGAAGACGAAGAGATCGAAACGCCCAGCCTGATCCTTTTGGCCGAAAGCGGCCACGTGATCGTCGGCCCCAGCCGCATGCGGGCCGCGATGGAGGATCCCGAGCACGTTGTCGAGCGCGTCAAGCGGCACATGGGCAATGCCGAATTCAAGCGCACCTTCGACGGTCACGAGATCACGCCCGAGTTCTTGTCGGCGCTGATTCTGAAAAAGTTGCGGCAGGACGCGGAAAAGCAAATCGGCAAGATCGGCAACGCCGTGATCACGGTGCCGGCGTATTTCAACGATTCGCGCCGCAAGGCAACGCAGGACGCCGGCAAGATCGCCGGGCTGAACGTCATCGACATCATCAACGAGCCGACGGCCGCGACGCTCACCTACGCCTGGCATCGCAACGAGCTGGGCGCCTCGAAGCAGGCCTTTGACAGGCCACACCAGGCGCTGGTGTACGACCTGGGGGGCGGCACGTTCGATGTGACGCTGGTGCGCTATACACCCACGCACTTCCAGGTGCTGGCCACCGACGGCGACGTGCAGTTGGGGGGCGTCGACTGGAACGATCGCATCCTGGAGCACGTGGCCAAGGAGTTTCAGGCGCGCCACAACCTCGACGTGCGCAGCTCGCCGGCCACCATGCAAATGCTGCGGCACGACTGCGACCAGGCCAAGATCATGCTCTCCGAAGATCAGCAGGCCTCGATCATCTGCCGGCATGGCGGCAAAAGCTTGTCGGTCACGATCACGCGCGAACAATTCGAGGATATGACTGCCGACCTCTTGCAGCGCACGATCGACACCACCGAACAGGTGCTGGAACAGGCCAAGATCGAGCCGGGCCAGCTCGACGCCATCGTGCTGGTGGGCGGGTCGACCTTGATGCCCAAGGTGCCCCAACTGCTCGAGCAAGTGACCGGCATCAAGCCGTACCAGGGGATTTCACCGCACACGTCGGTGGCGCAAGGCGCGGCGATTCACGCCGCGATTCTGGAGGCGAAGTATCGCGGTGAAAAAAGCGAGCTCGGCGAGAAAGTACGCCGTTACCTCAAGCAGATCAAGCAAGAGGACGTCAACTCGCACGGGCTGGGCGTGGCCGTCAAGCATCCGCGCACCGGCAAGATGATCAATCACCTGATGATCCGCCGCAACACGCGGCTGCCGGCGGAAACCAAGCAGACTTTCCACACCAACGCTCCCGCGCAGCAGCGCGTGACGGTGAAGGTGATCGAGGGCGATGCGCCGGATCCCGAAGCCTGCTCGTTGATCGGCAATTGCAGCATCACGAACTTGCCCGACAATCTGCCCAAGGGCGCGCCGATCGAAGTGACTTACGCCTTCGACAGCTCGGGCCGGGTGCGCGTGCGGGCCAAGGACGTGACCGGCGGGCAGGAAGCCACGATCGACATCCAGCGTAAAAGCGGCTTGGACGACAAGCAGGTCGACGCCTATACGAGTCTGGCGAAGGATTACGTCGTGGAATAGACTCGTGAGGGCCCGCGATCGCTGTGCCTGTAGGGTGCACTGTGTGCACCAGGAACCGCGCGGGCGCGTGACCGACCCAGCTCGCACGCGCTAATCATCCGGCCGAGCCGAGCGCGTGGCGTGCCAAGATACTCTTAGCCGGCGAAATCACTCATCCACCGATAGCACATGGCGAAACAGTTAGAAGTCTACCGCGATTGGCTGGGCATCACCGAGACAGCCCGGCCGCTGACGCATTATCAGCTTCTGCGGTTGAACAAGTTCGAGGACGACCCGGCCAAGATTCGCTTGCACTATCGCAAGATGAACGCCCACGTCCGGAAGTTCGCCAGTGGCGATTTCGCGCAGCAATCGCAAGATCTCCTCAACGAGCTGGCCAAGGCGATGCTGTGCCTGACGGACACGCGCCGCAAGGGAGAATACGACGCCTCGCTGGGCCGCGCTGAAACGAGCAAGCGCCGCAAGCACACGTTGGAAGAAATCCTCGTGGGTCGCAAGATCATCGACGCGACAGGACTCGAGAAAGCGCGCAACCTGGCCAAGGCCATCAACCTGGAAATTCGCGACGCGGTGATCCAGCAAAAAGTGCCGGCCGACGTGGTGATGATGGCGTATGCCGAATCCCTAGGTTTGCCGTATATCGATCTGGCGGACGTTGGCGTCAGCGAAGAGCTGGCGCCGAAGGTGCCGGCCGTGCTCGCAAGGCAACATTCCTGCGTGCCGGTGATGGCCGACCATGGCGAATTGTTGATGGCTTCACCCAATCCGCTCGTGCCTGACGTCGAGGAAGAGTTGCGGCTGCGATTTGGCATGCCGGTACGTACGATTCTTTGCACGCCGGCGGACGTCAACGAGGCGGTGGGCAAGTATTACCCGAAGGAAGCCGCCGCCGCGCAAATGGCCGCCGGCGTCGCCACGGGGACGGCGCTGGCCGACGTGGCCGCGCCGGCCGCCAAGGGGAAAGCGAAAGCGGACGCGGACGCCGCCGAAGCGGCCCCGACCGCCGACAAGGCCACGATGAAGAAGCGCCAGCAGATGGGAGCCGGGCTGGGCCTGATGTGGGGCCTGATCGGCATGACCCTGTTCGGCAACCTGGCCCCGCGAATGGCCAAGAATTGGGGCCTGGGCACGAATCTAAAGCTCTACGGCGCCGCCCTGGCTGTCGGTCTCGTACTGGCCGGCATCGGCTTCGTCGTCGGCAGCATGTTCAAGCGGGCGTAATAGGCGGATTAATCCATCCGCAGATTACACAGATTTCGCAGATAGATGTGGGCGATATGAGCACGCCCTCAACTACTAGCCCGAAGCGCGAGCGAGGGAATGATTCGCAACGACTCCCTCGCTCGCGCTTCGGGCTAGTGTCATTGCAGCCGTCAAATGACTCTCATCCCGCATTCTTCCCATCTGTGGAATCTGCGGATGGACTTCTTCGCAGCGCTAGGGGCGATCACCCTAGAACGGCGCGCAGCTTTGCGGCGGTTTCCGGGCGCGAGAGTTCCGCTTTGCCAAAACCGGGCAGGGCGCCAGCGGCCACGGCCGCGGCTTGCGCATCGGCATAGTTGCTGACCAACATCACGGGAACGCCAGCCAGCGCGGCGTCGGCCTTGATCGCCGCCAGGATTTCCATGCCGTCAGAGTAGTCGGCGTCCAGCTTGCGATTGATGAGCACGAGATCCACCGGCTCGCGCCGCAGCTCGGCGAGCGCGTCGGTCAGGCCGTGCGCCTGCACCACCGTGGCCGCGAAGCGCGATTCGAGCAACCGGCGAATCGAGAAATGATCCGGCGAACACTGGCCGACGTCGAGCACGCGCTTGCTCATGTGACAAGCCTACAAGGAAAAGACAAATGCATCCGCAGATGACACAGATTCCGCAGATACGTGGGCGAACAATGCCCGCATTCAATTACTAGCCCGAAGCGCCAGCGAGGGAACAAGAGCGCCTCGCTGGCGCTTCGGGCAAGTGTGATTGCGACCGTCAATAGACGCGTAGCGGGTTTTTCGAATCTGTGCAATCTGTGGACGTATTCGTCGCAGCGCTGCAAACCAAGGACATCTACTTGTCTTCCATGTTCTCGATGGCGAACAGGTGCGTCTTGTTGGCGATGTACAGGATGTCGTTGGCCACGACCGGGGTGCTGTAGACCGAATTGCCCATGTTGTTCTCGGCCAGGATTTCTTTTTCGGTGCCGAGCTTGAACACGGTGACCTTGCCCT
The nucleotide sequence above comes from Pirellulales bacterium. Encoded proteins:
- a CDS encoding VWA domain-containing protein, which encodes MSRKWTLAAALVVCLMTTNVVSAQAVEEVDPFGSDTPNNAPSQAKEKPRGVGGGLSGLRAGAPAAGSTDQGTRGLARPNEPREVDYASILRQPVDLDFTDTPLADVMEYCSKKLDINIRLDPKGLTDAAVDPSAPVTFATRKPITFESALRMMLEEFDLTFVVQNEALTITSKEKADEILVTKVYFVGDLIRTGSQRAPQFGPLMNLITSTIQPDTWDDNGGPGSIQPFAREFLVFSQKQDVHDEIAQLFEKLREGLKNRGGDKNTWKDELVTKLYSTGTASGEQMAEAIKKLVAPSSWKDQGGKGEICVVERSASTQGQPNAATTGDALLIRQAGDVHDQIAEMLSGSNPTGPMTGGMMGGGMGGGMMGGMPGGTGGGTFGGRGGAMGGGMGGGRGGATRGGPFGGMAGGGVGGMGGMAGGMGGGMAGGTLAGGGQQPQKQERVADDAFARVLPRRPWGDDGHHVPSADAKSGEAYASIVENNFESVWQQPLSTFSIDVDTAAYANVRRYLNQNTMPPADAVRIEEMVNYFRYDYAPPQDNVPFAAHTAVADCPWAPAHRLVRVALKGREIAVDKRPPSNLVFLLDVSGSMRDPNKLPLVKEGLRLLLGKLDENDRVAIVVYAGASGVALPSTLGSDKQKIMQAIDALQAGGSTNGASGIQLAYDTAVANFVRGGANRVILATDGDFNVGITDREQLVALVKEKAASGIFLSVLGFGMGNLKDATLEQLADKGNGNYAYIDSLAEARKVLVEQLSGTLVTIAKDVKIQIEFNPARVQSYRLIGYENRILAKEDFNDDKKDAGEIGAGHTVTALYEVVPTGAPGAPGTVDKLEYQSTPSTPAAERSNDLLMLKLRYKEPDGNESKLLKFPVADRSQPIAAAGDDFEFAAAVAAFGMILRQSAHKGSANIDLVLQLAEASQGADRDGYRLEFTDLVKKVRAISP
- a CDS encoding Hsp70 family protein, encoding MEFQPGLTVGIDLGTTFSAIAHLDEQGNPVALPNEDEEIETPSLILLAESGHVIVGPSRMRAAMEDPEHVVERVKRHMGNAEFKRTFDGHEITPEFLSALILKKLRQDAEKQIGKIGNAVITVPAYFNDSRRKATQDAGKIAGLNVIDIINEPTAATLTYAWHRNELGASKQAFDRPHQALVYDLGGGTFDVTLVRYTPTHFQVLATDGDVQLGGVDWNDRILEHVAKEFQARHNLDVRSSPATMQMLRHDCDQAKIMLSEDQQASIICRHGGKSLSVTITREQFEDMTADLLQRTIDTTEQVLEQAKIEPGQLDAIVLVGGSTLMPKVPQLLEQVTGIKPYQGISPHTSVAQGAAIHAAILEAKYRGEKSELGEKVRRYLKQIKQEDVNSHGLGVAVKHPRTGKMINHLMIRRNTRLPAETKQTFHTNAPAQQRVTVKVIEGDAPDPEACSLIGNCSITNLPDNLPKGAPIEVTYAFDSSGRVRVRAKDVTGGQEATIDIQRKSGLDDKQVDAYTSLAKDYVVE
- a CDS encoding response regulator, translating into MSKRVLDVGQCSPDHFSIRRLLESRFAATVVQAHGLTDALAELRREPVDLVLINRKLDADYSDGMEILAAIKADAALAGVPVMLVSNYADAQAAAVAAGALPGFGKAELSRPETAAKLRAVLG